In one Acidimicrobium ferrooxidans DSM 10331 genomic region, the following are encoded:
- a CDS encoding LAGLIDADG family homing endonuclease: MARSTSARIQRHFTAPGLHPYETVGWERRDARITNWRTGDVAFEQRDVEVPVTWSQNATNILAQKYFRGHLGTPEREGSLRQVVDRIVNRIVAWGEADGYFADDDERDAFADELRWLLVHQRAAFNSPVWFNIGVEGVPQQASACFILSVDDTMESILNWYHEEGIIFKGGSGAGVNLSTIRSSVEPLAGGGTASGPVSFMRGADASAGTIKSGGKTRRAAKMVILNVDHPDVEEFVWTKAIEERKARVLAEAGFDMGVDGKDAFSIQYQNANNSVRVTDEFMQAVVEDREWELRAVTTGEVTKTVRARDLFHQIAEAAWECADPGLQFDTTINRWHTTPNAGRINGSNPCFPGSARVHTNKGLIAFEELTRRVLDGEEFLVYTHDSTSPDDPTEQVLLSSPEAFMVTGYNQVVKLRFDNGAELRCTPGHRIFTVNRGYVAAEDLTPEDEVQLLDLPAPATDASWVLPVATDPEFYHHKGDRRDPMTFPERWSEDFAHFLGWLIGDGSLSNGTVVATYGSPDDQQEILPIHQQLLLEINGNRPLKVSTQANGTVQLRFGRQRFMRFLEALGMKRAKGPDKDVPWAIEQAPAEIVGAFLRGLFDADGTVIVDRNKGSYVSLGSISTGLLRSVQRLLTTFGITSRIYKTRSGSSNGSFSYTGRDGDVRVYPNHDAYQLRITSASIVRFAEHVGFGLGAKQARLRDIVGGQQSYEVRRTARLTERLEDGIELTYNLSEPKNHSYIVDGIVVRNCSEYMHLDNSSCNLASINLLAYLDEDGNFDVEGFRHTARVLITAQDILAGNADYPTPRIAETSRAYRQLGLGYANLGAMLMALGLPYDSDGGRAYAAAVTALMTGAAYERSAELAERLGPFAGYADDAESMLRVLGMHRDALAKVDGAPEAIVEAARASWDMAIARASEVGVRNAQASLLAPTGTIGFLMDCDTTGIEPDFSLVKYKTLVGGGTMKIVNQTVPRALRTLGYPEHEIDQITAYLAEHDSIVGAPGLKPEHEAVFACAVGEYPISPTGHLAMMGAVQPFLSGAISKTVNLPSTSTVEDVEQTYLDAWRLGIKAVALYRDGSKVGQPLSTTHEEDSEAITSLKEQLSELERQLAASRTRPVRERLPRHRRSRTYAFQVADAEGYVTVGEYDDGRPGEVFVKVSKQGSTLAGVMDAFSIAVSLGLQHGVPLETFVRKYVNMRFEPAGMTDDPDVRIASSLVDYIFRRLAIDYLPREVREDLGVLTTAERRTELLFPVEEVSEPTTRASAQTYSQAEHRLDSGRDDVVHETATRESGLHVSASASDAPYCFSCGNVMQRSGSCYVCPACGTTSGCS, encoded by the coding sequence GTGGCAAGGTCCACGAGTGCACGGATTCAGCGGCATTTCACGGCTCCGGGGCTGCACCCGTACGAGACGGTGGGATGGGAGCGTCGCGACGCGCGGATCACGAACTGGCGTACCGGCGACGTCGCCTTTGAGCAACGAGACGTCGAGGTTCCCGTGACGTGGAGCCAGAACGCCACGAACATTCTCGCGCAGAAGTACTTCCGGGGCCATCTCGGCACACCGGAGCGGGAGGGCTCGTTGCGCCAGGTCGTCGATCGGATCGTGAATCGGATCGTGGCCTGGGGCGAGGCCGATGGCTACTTCGCCGACGACGACGAGCGCGATGCCTTCGCGGACGAGTTGCGCTGGCTGCTCGTCCATCAGCGAGCGGCGTTCAACTCGCCGGTCTGGTTCAACATCGGGGTCGAGGGCGTGCCGCAGCAGGCGAGCGCCTGTTTCATCCTCTCCGTCGATGACACGATGGAGTCCATCTTGAACTGGTACCACGAGGAAGGGATCATCTTCAAGGGTGGTTCTGGTGCCGGGGTGAACCTCTCCACCATCCGCTCCTCGGTCGAGCCGTTGGCAGGTGGTGGCACCGCTTCGGGGCCGGTGAGCTTCATGCGAGGCGCCGATGCCTCAGCGGGCACCATCAAGTCGGGAGGCAAGACGCGGCGGGCTGCCAAGATGGTCATCTTGAACGTCGACCACCCCGACGTCGAGGAGTTCGTCTGGACGAAGGCCATCGAGGAACGCAAGGCGCGCGTGCTCGCAGAAGCCGGCTTCGACATGGGCGTCGACGGCAAGGATGCGTTCTCGATCCAGTACCAGAACGCCAACAACTCCGTGCGCGTGACCGATGAGTTCATGCAGGCCGTCGTCGAAGACCGGGAGTGGGAACTGCGGGCGGTGACGACGGGCGAGGTCACCAAGACGGTGCGTGCCCGTGACCTCTTCCATCAGATCGCCGAGGCCGCCTGGGAGTGCGCTGATCCAGGGCTCCAGTTCGACACCACCATCAATCGCTGGCATACCACGCCGAATGCCGGGCGGATCAACGGGTCGAATCCGTGCTTCCCGGGCTCGGCCAGGGTCCACACCAACAAAGGCCTCATCGCCTTCGAGGAGTTGACCAGGCGCGTGCTCGATGGCGAGGAGTTCCTGGTCTACACGCACGACAGCACGAGCCCTGACGATCCTACGGAGCAGGTGCTGCTCTCCTCGCCAGAGGCGTTCATGGTCACCGGGTACAACCAAGTCGTCAAGTTGCGCTTCGACAACGGCGCCGAACTTCGCTGCACACCGGGACACCGCATCTTCACGGTCAATCGCGGTTACGTCGCGGCCGAGGACCTCACCCCGGAGGACGAGGTGCAGCTGCTGGATCTTCCGGCGCCAGCCACGGATGCATCCTGGGTGTTGCCGGTGGCAACCGATCCGGAGTTCTACCATCACAAGGGCGACCGCCGCGACCCGATGACCTTCCCAGAGCGCTGGAGCGAGGACTTCGCCCACTTCTTGGGTTGGCTCATCGGAGACGGGTCGCTCTCCAATGGGACGGTCGTGGCGACCTATGGGTCTCCAGACGACCAGCAGGAGATCTTGCCGATCCACCAGCAACTCCTGCTCGAGATCAACGGCAACAGGCCTCTGAAGGTGTCGACCCAAGCCAACGGCACCGTCCAGCTGCGCTTTGGCAGGCAACGGTTCATGCGGTTCTTGGAAGCGCTCGGCATGAAGAGGGCGAAGGGACCGGACAAGGATGTGCCGTGGGCGATCGAGCAGGCTCCAGCGGAGATCGTCGGCGCCTTTCTTCGAGGCTTGTTCGACGCCGATGGCACGGTGATCGTCGACCGCAACAAGGGGTCCTACGTTTCCCTTGGCTCGATCTCGACGGGCTTGCTCCGCTCGGTGCAGCGACTGCTGACGACGTTCGGCATCACGAGCCGGATCTACAAGACGCGTTCGGGGTCGTCGAATGGGTCGTTCTCGTACACCGGGCGTGATGGGGACGTGAGGGTGTACCCGAACCACGATGCTTATCAGCTACGGATCACCTCGGCGTCGATCGTGCGCTTCGCCGAGCACGTCGGGTTCGGCCTCGGCGCCAAGCAGGCGCGGCTGCGCGACATCGTGGGTGGACAGCAGTCCTACGAGGTTCGGCGGACGGCGCGGCTGACGGAGCGTCTCGAGGACGGGATCGAGCTCACCTACAACCTGAGCGAGCCCAAGAACCATTCCTACATCGTCGATGGGATTGTGGTCCGGAACTGCTCGGAGTACATGCATCTCGACAACTCGTCGTGCAATTTGGCTTCCATCAACCTGCTTGCCTACCTGGACGAGGACGGCAACTTCGACGTCGAGGGGTTCCGTCACACGGCGCGAGTGCTCATCACGGCGCAAGACATCCTCGCCGGCAACGCCGACTACCCGACACCGAGGATCGCGGAGACGTCGCGGGCCTATCGGCAACTCGGGCTCGGCTATGCGAATCTCGGGGCGATGCTGATGGCGCTCGGGCTCCCATACGACTCAGACGGCGGGCGCGCCTATGCGGCTGCGGTGACGGCGCTCATGACAGGAGCTGCGTACGAGCGTTCTGCAGAGCTCGCCGAGCGCCTCGGCCCCTTCGCTGGATACGCCGACGATGCTGAGTCCATGCTGCGGGTGCTCGGGATGCATCGCGACGCCTTGGCGAAGGTCGATGGCGCTCCGGAGGCGATCGTCGAGGCCGCTCGTGCTTCGTGGGACATGGCCATCGCGCGCGCGAGCGAGGTCGGCGTCCGTAATGCCCAGGCATCGCTGCTCGCGCCGACCGGCACGATCGGGTTTCTCATGGACTGTGACACCACCGGTATCGAGCCGGACTTCTCACTGGTGAAGTACAAGACCCTCGTCGGTGGCGGCACCATGAAGATCGTCAACCAGACCGTGCCACGGGCGTTGCGGACACTGGGGTATCCGGAGCACGAGATCGACCAGATCACGGCCTATCTCGCCGAGCACGACTCCATCGTCGGTGCGCCTGGGCTCAAGCCGGAGCACGAAGCCGTCTTCGCATGCGCTGTCGGGGAATACCCGATCAGCCCGACGGGACACCTCGCGATGATGGGGGCCGTGCAGCCGTTCCTCTCTGGTGCGATCTCGAAGACGGTGAACCTGCCGAGCACCTCCACCGTTGAGGACGTGGAGCAGACATACCTGGATGCCTGGCGGCTCGGGATCAAGGCGGTCGCGCTCTATCGCGACGGATCGAAGGTCGGTCAGCCCCTTTCGACGACCCATGAGGAGGATTCTGAGGCCATCACGTCGCTCAAGGAACAGCTGAGCGAGCTCGAACGCCAGCTCGCAGCCTCGCGGACGCGCCCCGTTCGGGAACGCTTGCCGCGACACCGGCGGAGCCGTACCTATGCGTTCCAGGTCGCTGACGCCGAGGGCTACGTGACGGTCGGGGAGTATGACGACGGTCGTCCGGGCGAGGTGTTCGTCAAGGTCTCCAAGCAAGGCTCGACGCTCGCTGGTGTGATGGACGCGTTCTCTATCGCAGTGTCGCTCGGGCTCCAGCACGGCGTGCCTCTCGAGACGTTCGTGCGCAAGTACGTCAACATGCGCTTCGAACCGGCCGGCATGACCGATGACCCGGATGTGCGCATCGCCTCGAGCCTCGTCGACTACATCTTCCGCCGGCTCGCCATCGACTATCTGCCGCGAGAGGTGCGCGAGGACCTGGGGGTGCTGACGACGGCGGAGCGGCGAACGGAGTTGCTGTTCCCAGTCGAGGAGGTCAGTGAGCCGACAACGCGTGCGAGTGCGCAGACGTACTCTCAGGCTGAGCATCGCTTGGACTCGGGTCGGGATGACGTCGTGCATGAGACTGCGACTCGTGAGAGCGGGCTGCACGTCTCGGCGAGCGCGTCGGACGCACCGTACTGCTTCTCGTGTGGCAACGTCATGCAGAGGTCTGGCTCGTGCTACGTCTGTCCTGCGTGCGGGACGACGAGCGGTTGTAGTTAG
- a CDS encoding AMP-binding protein: MTSHDLERNLIQRVNVGDMLTRSAWRLGEKEAVIAGDERLTYRALNDRVNAFAHALLDAGYGRGTALLLISGNSIEFLVTYYACAKTGTVCVPINLAWGPNELAYVLGHARARGAVVEAQFVPLISGALAIAEHHDLVDVIVAPGTGAEWEPAPQGTWHTLDAFVDPNATSEPACFVDDRDPLTYLYTSGTTSAPKGVVSSHVAVYIESLTGPIVMHYSDADRSAVVMPLFHTAQLNGLTTGLLYLGGTVVLHRSFDAAALLASIERERITQIFLLPMMYRALIDHPDVSRRDLSSLRLGIYAMAPMAETDVKRVTEVLGCDLALGFGQTEMNPLTTVLLPEQQLSHAGAVGGAVPNVQVAIVNDAGELVPAYTRGEIVYRGPHAMQGYLHDEQATNEAFAGGWFHSGDVGYLDADGVLWFEDRRKDVIKTGGENVASLEVERALYGAEPRIDEVVVVGLPHAHWTEAVVAIVRPRPGSGLTETDVLAAARSALPGFKVPKAVILVDELPRTATGKVQKHLLRSQYRDYFATTAESERA; encoded by the coding sequence ATGACATCGCACGATCTCGAACGCAACCTGATTCAGCGCGTCAACGTCGGCGACATGCTCACGCGGAGCGCGTGGCGTCTCGGCGAGAAGGAGGCGGTGATCGCGGGCGACGAGCGACTGACCTACCGAGCGCTGAACGACCGTGTGAACGCATTCGCCCATGCCCTCCTCGACGCGGGCTATGGCAGGGGCACCGCACTCCTGCTCATCAGCGGCAACAGCATCGAGTTCCTCGTCACCTACTACGCCTGCGCCAAGACCGGCACCGTCTGCGTGCCCATCAATCTGGCGTGGGGGCCCAACGAGCTGGCCTACGTGCTCGGCCACGCCAGAGCCCGCGGCGCGGTGGTCGAGGCCCAGTTCGTCCCCCTCATCTCCGGTGCGCTGGCGATCGCCGAGCACCACGACCTCGTCGACGTCATCGTCGCCCCTGGAACAGGGGCCGAGTGGGAACCAGCGCCACAGGGCACCTGGCACACGCTCGATGCCTTCGTCGACCCGAACGCAACCAGCGAGCCGGCCTGCTTCGTCGACGACCGAGATCCGCTGACCTACCTCTACACGAGTGGCACCACGTCGGCGCCCAAGGGTGTGGTCTCGAGTCACGTCGCGGTCTACATCGAGTCGCTCACCGGTCCGATCGTGATGCACTACAGCGACGCCGACCGCAGTGCCGTCGTGATGCCACTGTTCCACACGGCGCAGCTGAACGGCCTCACCACGGGCCTGCTCTACCTCGGCGGCACCGTCGTCCTGCACCGATCCTTCGACGCTGCGGCTCTGCTCGCGAGCATCGAGCGCGAACGGATCACGCAGATCTTCCTCCTGCCGATGATGTACCGCGCGCTCATCGATCACCCCGACGTCTCCCGCCGCGACCTCTCGAGCCTCCGACTCGGGATCTACGCCATGGCGCCCATGGCCGAGACCGACGTCAAGCGCGTGACGGAGGTGCTCGGCTGCGACCTCGCCCTCGGCTTCGGCCAAACCGAGATGAATCCCCTCACCACCGTGCTCCTCCCGGAGCAACAGCTCTCCCACGCCGGTGCCGTGGGGGGCGCGGTGCCGAACGTGCAGGTCGCCATCGTGAACGACGCCGGCGAGCTCGTGCCCGCTTACACGCGTGGCGAGATCGTCTATCGCGGTCCTCACGCGATGCAGGGCTATCTCCACGACGAGCAGGCGACGAACGAGGCGTTCGCCGGGGGATGGTTCCACTCCGGCGACGTGGGTTACCTCGATGCCGACGGGGTGCTGTGGTTCGAGGATCGCCGCAAGGACGTGATCAAGACGGGCGGCGAGAACGTCGCATCCCTCGAGGTCGAGCGTGCACTCTACGGAGCTGAGCCGCGCATCGACGAGGTCGTCGTGGTGGGCCTGCCGCACGCGCACTGGACCGAGGCAGTCGTTGCGATCGTACGGCCACGCCCCGGCTCAGGACTCACCGAGACCGACGTCCTCGCCGCGGCCCGCAGCGCCCTCCCCGGCTTCAAGGTGCCAAAGGCGGTGATCCTCGTCGACGAACTCCCACGCACCGCCACCGGCAAGGTCCAGAAGCACCTCCTTCGAAGCCAGTACCGCGACTACTTCGCCACCACGGCAGAATCCGAGCGGGCCTAG
- a CDS encoding FAD-dependent oxidoreductase: protein MTNTTTSHERPEGVGRRIVVVGGVAGGMSAAARLRRLCEHASITVIERSGHVSYANCGLPYYVGSVIEDREDLVLQTPERLQARFRLDVRVNAEVVSIDRERREVRVRSVETGEASVLPYDTLILSPGAVPIRPSIPGADRMRVLRTVEDAERLASEVTTRPRSAIVVGAGFVGLETAENLAHHGIPVTVVEARSQVLPVLDPELAIAIEETLERHGVRVITGAGVAEVHAWGVTLDDGQEVEGDLVVAAVGVRPDVRLARAAGLELGPHGGILVDETSRTSDPAIYAVGDAVEKVDAISGSLELVTLAHVANRQGRRVADHICGRAVEARPSIGTAIVRIFDTVAASTGLSEQRLRALGRAYQVVRAHPMSHASYYPGAQPMSLKVMFDPSDGRILGAQAVGGEGVDKRIDVLATAIAAGLPVDELANLELAYAPPFSSAKDPVNMVGYIAENIRSGTCDVVEPEEVESLVRDGWTLLDVRTAEEHRHGAIPGSVSVPVDELREHLESLGDGPFVVYCAVGLRGHVATTALLEHGFKARNLNGGHRSWAAWKAAERMALAG from the coding sequence ATGACGAATACCACAACGTCGCACGAGCGGCCGGAGGGGGTGGGGCGGCGCATCGTCGTCGTCGGTGGCGTCGCTGGCGGTATGTCGGCTGCTGCGCGTCTTCGGCGACTCTGTGAGCATGCTTCCATCACCGTGATCGAGCGATCCGGACACGTCTCCTACGCCAACTGCGGTTTGCCCTACTACGTCGGCTCGGTGATCGAGGACCGTGAGGACCTCGTGCTCCAGACGCCCGAACGTCTCCAGGCCCGCTTCCGGTTGGACGTTCGAGTCAACGCCGAGGTTGTCTCGATCGATCGTGAGCGTCGCGAGGTCCGTGTCCGCAGCGTGGAGACCGGTGAGGCCTCGGTGCTCCCCTACGACACGCTCATCCTGAGTCCTGGGGCGGTCCCGATCCGCCCGAGCATCCCCGGGGCAGACCGGATGCGCGTGCTGCGCACCGTCGAAGATGCCGAACGGCTCGCCTCGGAGGTGACGACGCGGCCTCGGAGCGCGATCGTCGTCGGCGCGGGGTTCGTCGGTCTCGAGACGGCAGAAAACCTGGCTCACCATGGCATCCCAGTGACGGTGGTCGAGGCGCGATCGCAGGTGCTGCCGGTGCTCGATCCAGAACTCGCCATCGCGATCGAAGAGACGCTGGAGCGCCACGGCGTCCGTGTGATCACGGGGGCTGGGGTGGCCGAGGTCCATGCGTGGGGCGTCACGCTCGACGATGGCCAGGAGGTCGAGGGAGACCTGGTCGTGGCTGCTGTCGGTGTGCGTCCGGACGTTCGACTGGCTCGCGCAGCAGGGCTCGAGCTCGGTCCGCACGGCGGCATCCTGGTCGACGAGACCTCTCGCACGAGCGACCCGGCGATCTATGCCGTGGGTGACGCGGTCGAGAAGGTCGACGCCATCAGCGGATCGCTCGAGCTCGTGACGCTCGCACATGTCGCCAACCGCCAAGGCCGGCGAGTCGCCGATCACATCTGTGGACGCGCGGTCGAGGCGCGACCGTCGATCGGCACCGCGATCGTGCGCATCTTCGACACGGTCGCCGCATCGACCGGCCTGAGCGAACAGCGCCTACGGGCACTCGGTCGTGCGTACCAGGTCGTGCGCGCGCACCCCATGAGTCACGCGAGCTACTACCCAGGTGCCCAGCCGATGTCGCTCAAGGTCATGTTCGACCCGAGCGACGGGCGCATCCTCGGCGCGCAGGCGGTCGGCGGCGAAGGGGTCGACAAGCGCATCGACGTGCTCGCGACGGCGATCGCGGCAGGATTGCCGGTCGACGAGCTCGCGAACCTGGAGCTCGCCTATGCACCGCCCTTCTCGTCGGCGAAGGACCCCGTGAACATGGTGGGTTACATCGCCGAGAACATCCGGAGCGGTACCTGCGACGTGGTGGAGCCGGAGGAGGTGGAGTCGCTGGTGCGCGATGGGTGGACGCTGCTCGATGTGCGCACCGCCGAGGAGCATCGGCACGGTGCAATCCCAGGCAGCGTCTCGGTACCGGTCGACGAGCTGCGCGAGCACCTCGAATCGCTCGGGGACGGGCCGTTCGTGGTCTACTGCGCCGTCGGGCTCCGTGGTCACGTCGCTACCACGGCGCTCCTCGAGCATGGCTTCAAGGCTCGCAACCTGAACGGTGGGCATCGCTCGTGGGCAGCGTGGAAGGCTGCTGAACGCATGGCGCTCGCCGGGTGA
- a CDS encoding TetR/AcrR family transcriptional regulator, whose product MSAAPVTERGRRTRDRLLEAARAVFEERGFLETRVSDIAERANVAIGTFYTYFDSKDAIFVALVDAFIAALYEQSHVGEVAGPDPRQRIRTSNARFVEAFRRHGNLYGVIVQAASFNDEVRRRRLASRSVFIERATRGLRQLQAQGVADPTLDADVTAALLCGMVENFVERSHDLGLPFDDEAAVDAMTEIWARAIGLAP is encoded by the coding sequence ATGAGCGCCGCCCCGGTCACCGAACGCGGACGGCGTACCAGGGACCGGCTGCTCGAGGCCGCTCGTGCCGTCTTCGAGGAGCGTGGCTTCCTCGAGACCCGGGTGAGCGACATCGCCGAGCGCGCGAACGTCGCGATCGGGACCTTCTACACCTACTTCGACTCGAAGGACGCGATCTTCGTCGCGCTCGTCGATGCGTTCATCGCCGCGCTCTACGAGCAGTCGCACGTCGGGGAAGTCGCCGGTCCAGACCCACGCCAGCGCATCCGCACCTCGAACGCGCGCTTCGTCGAGGCGTTCCGTCGCCATGGGAACCTCTACGGAGTGATCGTCCAGGCCGCGTCCTTCAACGACGAGGTCCGACGTCGCCGACTCGCCTCGCGCTCGGTGTTCATCGAGCGGGCCACTCGTGGCCTCCGCCAGCTCCAAGCGCAAGGAGTCGCCGACCCGACCCTCGACGCCGACGTGACGGCGGCGTTGCTGTGCGGGATGGTCGAGAACTTCGTCGAGCGCAGCCACGACCTCGGCCTCCCCTTCGACGACGAGGCCGCCGTCGATGCGATGACCGAGATCTGGGCGCGCGCCATCGGCCTCGCTCCCTGA